A region of Maridesulfovibrio sp. DNA encodes the following proteins:
- a CDS encoding GIY-YIG nuclease family protein has translation MSTWYVYLLRCSDKSLYCGVTTDPERRLKEHNAGTGAKYTRCRLPATMEAYEAFPDKRAAYRAEYAVKQKRAGQKVLFLKELATKD, from the coding sequence ATGAGCACATGGTACGTCTATCTGCTGCGTTGCAGCGATAAATCACTTTATTGCGGAGTCACAACTGATCCTGAGCGCAGGTTGAAAGAACATAATGCCGGAACCGGGGCCAAATACACCCGCTGCCGTCTTCCGGCGACCATGGAAGCATACGAAGCCTTTCCGGATAAGCGTGCTGCCTATCGCGCTGAGTACGCTGTTAAGCAAAAGCGTGCTGGGCAGAAAGTTCTTTTTTTAAAAGAGTTAGCAACTAAAGATTGA
- a CDS encoding ABC-F family ATP-binding cassette domain-containing protein, with translation MPKITISSLEKSYNGEDLFSDLSFEVSAGMRLAVAGPNGCGKSTLLKLIAGKIEPDAGVLSISKGARLGYVAQELTGDILENNLLSWVLSALPSWNNLWEQWEKAGQKNDQALMEKLSEKQAELEHQFGYNPEHKARTILTGLGFSEHDLLSKIKELSGGWRERAKLGRVLLQGADLLLLDEPTNHLDLEAVEWLESYLLSFRGAVIYVAHDRIFLDKVGTHVLFLGSGRPTVRRGNFTEFLKWQAENAEQRSREAAKLSARIEAENSYINRFRVKARKAAQAQSKIKKVEKLSKELNKIQEEADLNRSGRTLSFRLPPTSRGDKAAINVVDLEFSYDGKPPSIWPLLNFQLFRGKKVALAAPNGAGKSTLLKVIMGTLKPNAGFAKIGQNTSLAYFSQHQSDILRDEATALSEIRRLCDPDTTEEQLKSVLGLFLLGEGYFERRVSALSGGEKNRLILASLFLSRANLLILDEPTNHLDLESREGLIRALKDYDGTLFFVAHDRYLLGEVADEIWALTDSGIETFFSFEEYDNYRKEKLAAPAGQSESTGSDDSYKPAKRKLSKEDKRRQAEIRNALYKELKPKSAEYEKLEKDLEKTLLDQATMEEQLNDPELYNDGAAAVELNSRYTETCAWADELMEKMAVLEEEIAELEERKKQLLEEG, from the coding sequence ATGCCAAAAATTACTATTTCATCCCTTGAAAAATCATATAACGGCGAAGATCTTTTCAGCGATCTTTCATTTGAAGTAAGCGCCGGGATGCGTCTTGCTGTCGCCGGACCAAACGGTTGCGGTAAATCCACCCTGCTCAAGCTGATTGCCGGTAAGATTGAACCGGATGCAGGTGTACTTTCCATCTCCAAAGGCGCTCGGCTTGGCTATGTTGCACAGGAACTTACCGGGGATATTCTTGAAAACAACCTGCTCAGCTGGGTTCTTTCCGCCCTGCCCTCGTGGAACAATCTCTGGGAGCAATGGGAAAAAGCCGGGCAAAAAAATGATCAGGCGCTTATGGAAAAACTTTCCGAAAAGCAGGCCGAGCTTGAACACCAGTTCGGCTATAACCCTGAACATAAAGCCCGCACCATCCTGACCGGACTGGGCTTCTCCGAGCACGACCTGCTTAGCAAAATCAAGGAACTCTCCGGCGGCTGGCGGGAACGCGCCAAACTTGGCCGGGTGCTGCTGCAGGGTGCGGACCTGCTCCTTCTGGACGAACCAACCAACCATCTTGATTTGGAAGCTGTCGAATGGCTGGAAAGCTACCTGCTATCCTTCCGTGGCGCGGTAATTTACGTGGCCCACGACCGTATTTTTCTGGATAAAGTCGGAACTCACGTACTTTTCCTCGGCTCAGGACGCCCCACTGTGCGGCGCGGTAATTTCACTGAATTTCTTAAATGGCAGGCGGAAAACGCAGAACAGCGCAGCCGCGAAGCAGCCAAGCTTTCTGCACGTATCGAAGCTGAAAACTCATACATTAACCGCTTCCGGGTCAAAGCCCGCAAAGCAGCTCAAGCCCAGTCCAAGATCAAAAAAGTTGAAAAGTTGTCCAAAGAGCTGAATAAAATTCAGGAAGAAGCCGACCTCAACCGTTCCGGCAGGACCCTGAGTTTTCGTCTCCCGCCAACTTCACGTGGCGACAAAGCCGCTATCAACGTAGTTGATCTTGAATTCTCCTATGACGGAAAACCGCCGTCCATCTGGCCCCTGCTCAACTTCCAGCTGTTCCGTGGCAAAAAAGTTGCTTTGGCTGCTCCCAACGGAGCCGGTAAATCCACCCTGCTTAAGGTTATTATGGGAACTCTGAAGCCTAATGCAGGCTTCGCCAAGATAGGGCAAAACACGTCACTTGCCTATTTCAGCCAGCATCAAAGTGATATTCTACGCGATGAAGCCACAGCTCTTTCCGAAATCAGGCGCCTCTGTGACCCGGACACTACCGAGGAACAACTCAAAAGTGTGCTCGGACTCTTTCTGCTGGGCGAAGGATACTTCGAACGCAGGGTTTCAGCCCTTTCCGGCGGTGAAAAAAACAGGCTGATCCTCGCATCCCTGTTCCTGTCACGGGCCAACCTGCTCATCCTTGACGAACCCACCAACCATCTGGACCTTGAAAGCCGTGAAGGTCTTATCCGGGCTTTGAAAGACTATGACGGAACCCTTTTCTTTGTAGCGCATGACCGTTACCTGCTTGGAGAAGTCGCTGACGAAATCTGGGCGTTGACTGATTCGGGAATCGAAACTTTTTTTTCTTTTGAAGAGTACGATAATTATCGTAAAGAAAAACTTGCAGCACCAGCTGGCCAATCTGAATCAACAGGATCAGACGACAGCTACAAACCTGCCAAACGCAAGCTGAGCAAGGAAGATAAACGCCGTCAGGCTGAGATTCGTAATGCCCTTTACAAAGAGCTTAAGCCAAAGAGTGCCGAGTATGAAAAGCTGGAAAAAGACCTTGAAAAGACCTTGCTAGATCAGGCAACCATGGAAGAACAGCTAAATGATCCAGAACTGTACAATGACGGCGCCGCGGCAGTTGAATTAAATTCCCGATATACCGAAACCTGCGCCTGGGCCGACGAGCTGATGGAAAAAATGGCTGTGCTTGAAGAAGAAATCGCCGAACTGGAAGAACGTAAAAAGCAACTTTTGGAAGAGGGTTAG
- a CDS encoding aspartate-semialdehyde dehydrogenase: MSTKNPKVAVVGATGAVGREMLKVLEQRNFPASEVVPFSSSRSAGTKVPFKGEELTVIELKEDSFEGFDIALFSAGGGTSEKFAPLAAKAGCVVVDNSSAWRMDPKIPLVVPEVNPEDLDWHPGIIANPNCSTIQMVVALKPIHDAAKIKRIVVSTYQAVSGTGQKAITELETQVSRLFNGKEVVPNVYPHQIAFNCLPHIDVFMDNGYTKEEMKMVNETKKIMGDDSIKLTATTVRVPVFYSHSESVNIETEKKITVEECRNLLSNFPGVTVVDYPEKNLYPMAVDCAGEDDVYVGRIREDETIENGLNMWIVSDNIRKGAALNTVQIAETLIERDLVRVK; this comes from the coding sequence ATGAGTACCAAAAATCCCAAAGTTGCTGTTGTAGGGGCCACTGGAGCCGTTGGCCGTGAAATGCTTAAAGTGCTTGAGCAACGCAACTTCCCAGCTTCTGAAGTTGTTCCTTTTTCTTCCTCCCGTTCCGCCGGGACCAAGGTTCCCTTTAAAGGCGAAGAGCTGACTGTTATCGAACTTAAAGAAGATTCCTTTGAAGGTTTCGACATTGCTCTTTTTTCCGCAGGCGGCGGTACCTCCGAAAAATTCGCTCCCCTAGCTGCAAAAGCTGGTTGTGTAGTGGTTGATAACTCCAGTGCTTGGAGAATGGATCCTAAAATCCCTCTCGTAGTACCTGAAGTGAACCCCGAGGACCTCGACTGGCATCCCGGCATCATCGCCAACCCCAACTGTTCCACTATCCAGATGGTCGTAGCTCTTAAACCCATCCACGATGCAGCTAAAATCAAACGTATCGTTGTTTCCACTTATCAGGCAGTTTCCGGCACCGGCCAGAAAGCCATCACCGAACTGGAAACTCAGGTCAGCAGACTTTTCAACGGCAAGGAAGTTGTCCCCAATGTCTACCCGCATCAGATAGCTTTCAACTGCCTGCCGCACATCGATGTTTTCATGGATAACGGCTACACCAAAGAAGAAATGAAAATGGTCAATGAGACCAAAAAAATCATGGGTGATGATTCCATAAAACTCACTGCCACCACAGTGCGCGTCCCCGTCTTCTACAGCCATTCCGAGTCCGTTAACATCGAGACCGAGAAAAAGATTACTGTTGAAGAATGCCGTAATCTGCTTTCAAACTTCCCCGGTGTGACCGTTGTTGATTATCCTGAGAAGAATCTCTACCCCATGGCTGTCGACTGCGCTGGCGAAGATGATGTTTATGTAGGACGTATCCGTGAGGATGAAACCATTGAAAACGGCCTGAACATGTGGATCGTTTCCGATAACATCCGCAAGGGTGCAGCCCTGAACACCGTACAGATAGCCGAAACACTCATTGAACGTGATCTGGTTCGTGTAAAATAA
- a CDS encoding methyl-accepting chemotaxis protein, translating to MSRRLFASIAAIAFLLCTTFFFVHNQVAVIIVAVSIAALLLFGYVVQSHLISPINDIIDEIRRIAKGDFNPIPHHNYLAELGVLASEIEGLNNMLNEKVGMSESMLNNIMTPMVVVGNDGNIRWLNESIVKLVEEDGDTEKHIGQDFSTFFYGVKQETISEKCIKEKKKQFHKGQVDGRKGTTKYISVASSPIFDSRKNLMGGFTTIMDFTNIKLKEDFITAQNEKIAKGVADASKVSEQLAGTSDEISSEVQNSSNGIHEQRSRTEEVATAMEQMNASILEVSKNSSDAAQMARQTQETASDGSGLVENVISVMNEVNTKAGNLKQEMSTLETHSNGINTIMQVISDIADQTNLLALNAAIEAARAGEAGRGFSVVADEIRKLAEKTMLATKEVGEYINAIQGSSHKSTTATEDTLHSIQQATELCGKADAALKQILEISRETASQVEGIATAAEEQSAASEEVTSAIEAVNSIAAQTSDSMEMVAEAVAELASLATSLDEFMNKMQIEEA from the coding sequence ATGAGCAGACGTCTATTTGCAAGTATTGCAGCCATTGCCTTTCTACTTTGTACAACATTTTTTTTCGTTCACAATCAAGTAGCTGTAATTATAGTAGCAGTTTCCATTGCAGCACTGTTACTCTTTGGTTACGTAGTACAAAGCCATTTAATTTCTCCCATCAATGATATTATCGATGAGATACGAAGAATCGCAAAAGGTGACTTCAACCCCATTCCGCATCACAACTACTTAGCGGAGCTTGGAGTTCTCGCCTCTGAGATAGAAGGTCTCAATAATATGTTAAATGAAAAAGTAGGCATGAGCGAGTCCATGCTGAATAACATCATGACCCCTATGGTAGTAGTCGGTAATGACGGTAATATCCGTTGGTTAAATGAAAGTATTGTTAAATTAGTAGAAGAAGACGGAGATACTGAAAAACATATAGGTCAGGACTTCTCAACCTTTTTCTACGGAGTAAAACAAGAAACGATTTCCGAGAAATGTATAAAGGAAAAAAAGAAGCAATTTCATAAAGGTCAGGTTGACGGTCGCAAAGGGACTACAAAGTACATTTCAGTTGCATCCTCTCCTATTTTTGATTCCAGAAAGAATCTTATGGGCGGATTCACCACTATTATGGATTTCACCAACATCAAACTGAAAGAAGATTTCATTACCGCCCAAAACGAAAAAATCGCAAAAGGGGTAGCAGACGCAAGTAAAGTTTCAGAACAACTTGCCGGCACTTCGGATGAAATCAGCTCTGAAGTTCAAAATTCCAGTAACGGTATCCATGAGCAACGGTCACGAACTGAAGAAGTTGCAACAGCCATGGAACAGATGAATGCTTCCATACTTGAAGTTTCCAAAAACTCCAGTGATGCAGCGCAAATGGCCAGACAAACTCAGGAAACTGCCAGCGACGGATCTGGACTCGTCGAAAATGTTATTAGCGTCATGAATGAAGTAAACACCAAGGCCGGCAACCTCAAACAGGAAATGAGCACCCTTGAAACCCACAGTAATGGCATAAACACCATTATGCAGGTTATCTCTGATATTGCGGACCAGACCAACCTGCTGGCTCTCAATGCTGCAATCGAAGCGGCACGGGCTGGAGAAGCAGGACGCGGTTTTTCCGTAGTCGCTGACGAAATCAGAAAGCTGGCCGAAAAAACAATGCTCGCCACTAAAGAAGTGGGCGAGTATATAAATGCCATTCAAGGCAGCTCACACAAAAGCACCACCGCAACAGAAGATACTTTGCACAGCATCCAACAGGCCACAGAACTATGTGGAAAAGCAGATGCGGCGCTCAAACAGATTCTTGAAATATCGCGAGAAACAGCCAGTCAGGTGGAAGGAATTGCCACCGCAGCTGAAGAGCAATCTGCAGCAAGCGAGGAAGTAACAAGCGCAATCGAAGCGGTAAACAGCATTGCGGCACAGACATCCGACTCCATGGAAATGGTCGCCGAAGCTGTTGCAGAGCTGGCTTCACTGGCAACCAGTCTAGACGAATTTATGAACAAGATGCAGATTGAGGAAGCTTAA
- a CDS encoding (deoxy)nucleoside triphosphate pyrophosphohydrolase yields the protein MKKTQPIKVVAGIIWKENLFLSAERPTGKDYAGWWEFPGGKVETSESLGEALVRELQEELGITPTSFDFWMEKTVEYPEYTVRLYFFDIWEFSGQVKSLENQHFDWFDLKNMREVKFLPVNYEILEMLKKREFNK from the coding sequence ATGAAAAAGACACAACCCATCAAAGTCGTTGCGGGAATTATCTGGAAAGAGAATCTTTTCCTTTCCGCAGAACGTCCAACTGGTAAAGATTACGCCGGGTGGTGGGAATTTCCCGGTGGCAAAGTTGAAACCAGTGAATCCCTTGGTGAGGCACTGGTGCGTGAGCTTCAGGAAGAGCTGGGCATAACTCCTACAAGCTTTGACTTCTGGATGGAAAAAACTGTAGAGTACCCCGAATACACGGTGCGCTTATATTTTTTCGACATCTGGGAATTTAGCGGACAAGTTAAATCACTTGAAAACCAGCACTTTGACTGGTTTGATCTCAAAAACATGCGTGAAGTAAAATTCCTGCCAGTAAATTACGAAATCCTCGAAATGTTAAAGAAAAGGGAATTTAACAAATAA
- a CDS encoding glycosyltransferase codes for MSKRTYNVEPLLNQGQVVDVRIHVDGKKWHLWGRSGAEREKALAATVASGNLPVLLGSGLGVCIAELLKSGPVAVLDNDPLIAESSGADKYRNHPQVLWLSGDPLQVLNKVREWRASNGNAPLKLVKIPLYQRLDREWYSAIGNTLEDESEPVSVDFWSEVAYPKFRNKKPRVLFFHRPYFLVGEITAALERLNIEFCSIDIGMGDTVRDGFVEDLLRTVLEFKPDFALTVNHFGVDREGRLTDLLLKMKLPLASWFVDNPHLILYRYADVLPDLTAIFTYDAGNLGIMRDKGYRNIFYLPLATDIERFRPGQPGREEWRAEVSFLGNSMVHAVDKYLHLSELDAGLQRRVPELAAEFGEGVELSVEEFLRNSYPDLLQRMENFPTDEHRLSFEALITWEATRHYRLSCVRELLPFRPLIVGDEGWKTLLGEGNWRYLPSLDYYNDLPGFYPMSKIGFNCTSRQMKGAVNQRVFDVPACGGFVLTDHREQMEALFEPGSEIISYNDIAEIGPLLEKWLVDDAGRGRVTAAARKRIMAEHTYEHRLSALVEKMRQTFG; via the coding sequence ATGTCGAAACGAACCTACAATGTTGAACCTTTGCTGAATCAGGGGCAGGTGGTGGATGTACGCATCCATGTGGACGGCAAGAAGTGGCACCTCTGGGGCCGCAGTGGGGCGGAGCGTGAAAAGGCCCTTGCTGCCACGGTGGCTTCGGGAAATCTGCCTGTGCTGCTCGGTTCCGGGCTTGGCGTATGTATTGCTGAACTCTTGAAATCAGGTCCTGTGGCGGTGCTGGATAATGATCCGTTGATTGCAGAATCTTCCGGGGCAGATAAGTATCGGAATCATCCTCAGGTATTATGGCTTAGCGGTGATCCGTTACAGGTTCTGAACAAGGTTCGTGAATGGAGGGCTTCCAATGGCAACGCTCCTCTGAAATTGGTAAAGATACCACTATACCAGCGTCTGGACCGGGAATGGTATTCTGCTATCGGCAATACTCTTGAAGATGAGTCTGAGCCTGTTTCTGTGGATTTCTGGTCTGAGGTTGCGTATCCGAAATTCAGAAACAAAAAGCCAAGAGTTCTTTTTTTCCACCGGCCATATTTTTTAGTAGGCGAAATTACAGCTGCACTTGAGCGTTTGAATATTGAGTTTTGCAGTATTGATATCGGCATGGGAGATACTGTCCGTGATGGATTTGTCGAAGATCTGCTGCGAACTGTTCTTGAATTCAAGCCTGATTTCGCTTTGACCGTTAACCATTTCGGCGTGGACCGGGAAGGGCGTCTGACCGATCTGCTGCTGAAAATGAAGTTGCCGCTGGCCTCATGGTTTGTGGATAATCCCCACCTGATCCTTTACCGTTATGCTGATGTTTTGCCTGATTTGACGGCTATATTCACTTATGATGCCGGAAATCTCGGTATAATGCGGGATAAAGGCTACCGCAATATTTTCTATCTCCCGCTGGCAACAGACATTGAGCGTTTCAGACCGGGACAACCGGGGCGCGAAGAGTGGAGGGCGGAAGTTTCATTTCTTGGTAATTCCATGGTTCATGCGGTTGATAAGTATCTGCACTTGAGTGAACTTGATGCGGGGTTACAGCGTCGAGTGCCGGAACTGGCAGCGGAATTCGGTGAAGGTGTTGAGCTTTCGGTAGAAGAGTTCTTGCGTAATTCGTATCCTGATTTGTTGCAAAGGATGGAAAATTTTCCGACTGATGAACACCGGCTTTCTTTTGAAGCCCTGATCACATGGGAGGCCACACGGCATTACCGTTTATCTTGCGTGCGCGAACTGCTGCCTTTTAGGCCACTTATTGTAGGCGATGAAGGTTGGAAAACATTATTAGGGGAAGGGAACTGGCGCTACCTGCCTTCTCTGGATTATTATAATGACCTGCCCGGTTTTTATCCTATGTCCAAAATCGGTTTTAATTGTACCAGCAGGCAGATGAAGGGGGCAGTGAACCAGCGTGTTTTTGATGTTCCGGCCTGTGGCGGTTTTGTCCTTACTGACCACCGGGAGCAGATGGAAGCTCTTTTTGAGCCGGGAAGTGAGATTATTTCGTACAATGATATTGCTGAAATCGGCCCGTTGCTGGAAAAATGGCTGGTCGATGATGCCGGTCGGGGCAGGGTGACTGCTGCGGCTCGCAAACGGATTATGGCTGAACATACCTATGAACACAGGCTTTCCGCGTTGGTGGAAAAAATGCGTCAAACTTTTGGGTAG
- a CDS encoding CatA-like O-acetyltransferase: protein MDIMNKALTPQSKMELLDMETWERAEHYLFFSSMSNSQYGFTVQQDITGLCNYREGINNGSTKIRFSSMLYYLATRAANKIPEFRTRRVEGKPVIFDVIHPAFTYIPKGRNLHANCLCTFDKNFKETAANIEIARHASDENPTLNPAGGDKQHFFYFSVVNGVGFTAASNPWGDTEDSAPRILFGNIVQNESGQKIMPVSVEARHEFMDGKHFGEFFSRFDTMCKDPGKYL, encoded by the coding sequence ATGGATATCATGAACAAAGCCCTGACCCCCCAAAGCAAAATGGAATTGCTTGACATGGAAACCTGGGAACGAGCTGAACACTATCTTTTTTTCAGCTCGATGAGCAACAGCCAGTATGGCTTCACTGTACAGCAGGATATTACCGGGCTTTGCAATTACCGCGAAGGGATTAACAATGGATCCACCAAAATCCGCTTTTCATCCATGCTTTACTACCTCGCAACCCGTGCGGCCAATAAAATCCCCGAATTTCGCACCCGAAGAGTAGAAGGCAAGCCTGTTATCTTCGATGTGATCCACCCGGCTTTCACCTATATTCCCAAAGGACGCAACCTGCATGCAAACTGCCTGTGTACCTTTGATAAAAATTTCAAAGAAACGGCTGCCAACATTGAAATAGCCCGTCATGCTTCAGATGAGAATCCTACCCTAAACCCAGCAGGCGGCGACAAACAACATTTCTTCTATTTCAGCGTGGTAAACGGAGTTGGCTTTACCGCCGCAAGCAACCCCTGGGGCGATACTGAAGATTCAGCACCGCGAATACTATTCGGAAACATTGTCCAAAATGAATCCGGCCAAAAGATTATGCCCGTATCAGTAGAAGCCCGTCACGAATTCATGGACGGCAAACATTTCGGAGAATTTTTCAGTAGATTCGATACGATGTGTAAAGATCCGGGGAAGTACCTGTAG
- a CDS encoding YgdI/YgdR family lipoprotein, which produces MKNIFIAGLLCAGLMVFAGCGAKHHTITKTDGSSIVSVGAPQFDKDSNTYTFENVDGQQTTIKREDVEQIEENKD; this is translated from the coding sequence ATGAAAAATATTTTTATTGCGGGTTTGCTTTGCGCTGGACTGATGGTTTTTGCTGGATGTGGTGCAAAACATCATACTATTACTAAGACCGACGGCTCCAGTATTGTCAGCGTTGGTGCTCCACAGTTCGACAAGGATTCCAACACATATACTTTTGAAAATGTTGATGGACAGCAGACTACAATCAAGAGGGAAGATGTGGAGCAGATTGAAGAGAATAAAGATTAA
- a CDS encoding aminodeoxychorismate lyase → MIRKVDSNEYIDAMLSAMRAGTEKVCAFYEHRIGLVCTDPKLMLMPWDDHLVHRGDGVFETMKFVDGKLYQLEPHLRRMKRSARTISLEPPCSWDELGNIILEVAGASGVDSGLVRVLLGRGPGGFGIDPYECPVPSLYIVVYKYTPKPESWYEKGITAFRSKVPAKQPYLATIKSIDYLPNVLMKINAKEEGFDIPFCFDSLSFLAEGATENVCIVSSDNKLYTPKFTNSLAGTTIARAIQLIEDEIEVDFRAISEDDILLAKEVIICGTSIDAVGVVRFNKKPIHDVRPGPICKRMRELLQKDLQETGTPIIKS, encoded by the coding sequence TTGATCAGAAAAGTAGACAGTAACGAATATATTGATGCCATGCTTTCAGCCATGCGTGCGGGGACTGAAAAAGTGTGCGCTTTCTATGAACACCGCATCGGGCTGGTCTGCACAGATCCCAAACTCATGCTCATGCCGTGGGACGACCACCTCGTGCATCGCGGTGACGGCGTATTTGAAACCATGAAATTTGTGGACGGCAAGCTTTATCAGCTTGAACCGCACCTGCGACGCATGAAACGCTCCGCCCGCACAATCAGCCTCGAGCCGCCCTGCTCATGGGATGAATTAGGCAATATCATTCTGGAAGTTGCAGGAGCATCCGGGGTTGATTCAGGTCTGGTGCGGGTGCTGCTCGGTCGTGGCCCCGGCGGATTCGGCATTGATCCTTACGAATGCCCGGTACCTTCCCTGTATATCGTAGTCTACAAATACACCCCGAAACCGGAATCATGGTACGAAAAAGGAATAACCGCTTTCAGAAGCAAGGTTCCGGCAAAACAACCATATCTGGCGACCATCAAATCCATCGATTACCTGCCCAACGTATTGATGAAAATCAACGCCAAAGAGGAAGGGTTCGATATACCTTTCTGTTTTGACAGCCTGAGCTTCCTTGCAGAAGGAGCCACTGAAAATGTGTGCATTGTCAGCAGTGACAACAAACTCTATACCCCTAAATTCACCAACTCACTGGCCGGGACAACCATTGCCCGCGCCATCCAACTCATTGAAGATGAGATTGAAGTGGATTTCCGGGCCATATCAGAAGACGACATCCTGCTGGCTAAGGAAGTGATCATCTGCGGCACATCCATTGATGCCGTAGGGGTTGTCCGTTTCAATAAAAAACCTATCCACGATGTCCGCCCCGGTCCCATCTGCAAACGCATGCGCGAATTATTGCAAAAAGACCTTCAGGAAACAGGGACACCGATCATAAAAAGCTAA
- a CDS encoding methylenetetrahydrofolate reductase yields the protein MKIIDLINKNGQFISLEFFPPKDRESWPKFFEVVEKLKALNPLFASVTYGAGGGTQDNSLEIVKRMKQDAGIEPLAHLTCVGASPENISEFVSALQEAEVENILALRGDAPADDKDFDFNTQTFKHGSDLVTYVKEKHPGVGIAVAGYPEAHLESPSIKDDFKWMKYKINEGGEFIITQLFFDNRVYFDFCDRLKGMGVNVPVLPGVLPIMSLKSAKFILSLCGAAIPGKFLSALEKAHAEGGDDAVYKLGIEFATKQAQELLDGGAPGVHLYTLNRAKACLEIGKALKF from the coding sequence ATGAAAATTATTGATCTGATTAATAAAAACGGACAGTTCATCTCGCTGGAATTCTTTCCTCCCAAGGACCGCGAATCGTGGCCCAAATTCTTTGAGGTTGTGGAGAAACTGAAGGCTCTGAATCCCCTTTTCGCATCAGTTACTTACGGCGCAGGTGGAGGAACACAGGACAATTCACTTGAAATTGTCAAAAGAATGAAGCAGGATGCCGGTATTGAGCCTCTCGCACACCTGACCTGTGTCGGTGCCAGCCCTGAAAACATCAGTGAATTTGTTTCCGCTCTCCAGGAAGCGGAAGTCGAAAACATCCTTGCCCTGCGTGGCGATGCCCCGGCAGATGACAAAGATTTCGACTTCAACACCCAGACCTTCAAGCACGGCTCCGACCTTGTTACTTATGTAAAGGAAAAACATCCCGGCGTAGGCATTGCTGTGGCCGGATACCCGGAAGCCCATCTTGAATCCCCTTCCATCAAGGATGATTTCAAATGGATGAAATATAAAATCAATGAAGGTGGTGAGTTTATCATCACCCAGCTCTTTTTTGATAACCGAGTCTACTTTGACTTCTGCGACAGACTGAAAGGGATGGGCGTTAATGTGCCGGTACTGCCCGGAGTTCTCCCAATCATGAGCCTTAAGTCTGCTAAATTCATCCTTTCATTGTGCGGAGCGGCAATTCCCGGAAAATTCCTCAGTGCATTGGAAAAAGCACATGCGGAAGGCGGTGATGATGCTGTCTACAAACTGGGGATCGAGTTTGCCACCAAACAAGCGCAGGAACTGCTTGATGGAGGCGCTCCCGGTGTGCATCTTTACACACTGAACAGAGCTAAGGCCTGCCTTGAAATCGGTAAGGCATTGAAATTTTAG